The following proteins come from a genomic window of Streptomyces liliiviolaceus:
- a CDS encoding DUF4191 domain-containing protein, with the protein MARKEPAADAANPGRLKQIALTYKMTRKADKKIGLVLAAVGIVTLGVFLAIGFWIGHPIYLGILGLLLAFLASAIVFGRRAERAAFGQMEGQPGAAAAVLDNVGRGWTTTPAVAMNRSQDVVHRAVGKAGIVLVAEGNPNRVKSLLAAEKKKMARIVADVPVHDILVGTGEGQVELKKLRTTMVKLPRVLTGPQVTATNDRLRALGDLMSNMPLPKGPMPKGMRMPRGGKMR; encoded by the coding sequence ATGGCGAGGAAGGAACCCGCAGCGGACGCTGCGAACCCCGGGCGACTCAAGCAGATCGCTCTGACTTACAAGATGACCCGCAAGGCCGACAAAAAGATCGGCCTTGTACTCGCGGCTGTCGGAATCGTCACCCTTGGTGTCTTCCTCGCGATCGGCTTCTGGATCGGTCACCCGATCTATCTCGGCATTCTCGGCCTCCTGCTCGCCTTCCTCGCGTCGGCGATCGTGTTCGGGCGCCGGGCCGAGCGGGCGGCCTTCGGCCAGATGGAGGGCCAGCCGGGCGCGGCGGCCGCGGTGCTCGACAACGTCGGGCGCGGCTGGACGACCACCCCGGCCGTGGCGATGAACCGCAGCCAGGACGTGGTCCACCGGGCCGTGGGCAAGGCCGGCATCGTGCTGGTGGCCGAGGGCAACCCGAACCGGGTGAAGAGCCTGCTGGCCGCCGAGAAGAAGAAGATGGCCCGCATCGTCGCGGACGTGCCGGTGCACGACATCCTCGTCGGCACGGGCGAGGGCCAGGTCGAGCTGAAGAAGCTCCGTACGACGATGGTGAAGCTGCCGCGCGTCCTGACCGGCCCGCAGGTGACCGCGACCAACGACCGGCTGCGCGCCCTCGGCGACCTGATGAGCAACATGCCGCTCCCCAAGGGCCCGATGCCCAAGGGAATGCGGATGCCGCGCGGCGGGAAGATGCGCTAG
- a CDS encoding DUF4240 domain-containing protein → MDETEFWELVDATREAAEGDPEEQADLLVERLLRLDPEMVLDFARHFEARYNRAYTWDLWGAAWILLDGASDDAFDFFRCWLIGQGRETYEGAVHDPDKLAELLGDFDDEVDGDAEELGYAADEAYEQLTGAVAPDLGIPAAPPEPLGTPLDLENHSLLEERLPRLWDRFAG, encoded by the coding sequence ATGGACGAGACGGAGTTCTGGGAGCTGGTGGACGCGACCCGCGAGGCCGCCGAGGGCGACCCCGAGGAGCAGGCCGACCTGCTCGTCGAACGGCTGCTCCGGCTGGACCCCGAGATGGTCCTCGACTTCGCCCGTCACTTCGAGGCCCGCTACAACCGCGCGTACACCTGGGACCTGTGGGGCGCGGCCTGGATCCTGCTCGACGGGGCCAGCGACGACGCCTTCGACTTCTTCCGCTGCTGGCTGATCGGCCAGGGCCGGGAGACGTACGAGGGCGCCGTGCACGACCCGGACAAGCTGGCCGAGCTGCTCGGGGACTTCGACGACGAGGTCGACGGGGACGCCGAGGAGCTGGGGTACGCGGCGGACGAGGCGTACGAGCAGCTCACCGGCGCCGTCGCCCCCGACCTGGGTATCCCCGCGGCCCCTCCCGAGCCGCTGGGCACCCCGCTCGACCTGGAGAACCACTCACTCCTTGAGGAACGCCTGCCGCGCCTGTGGGACCGCTTCGCCGGCTGA
- the lipB gene encoding lipoyl(octanoyl) transferase LipB, with protein MSELRFVRMGFGADAVEYQEAWDEQRRVHTARFQDEIPDTCLLLEHPPVYTAGRRTADNERPLDGTPVVDVDRGGKITWHGPGQLVGYPIQKLPRPVDVVAHLRRLEDAMIRVCAEFGVETSRVEGRAGVWVLGDPVERRPALGGLSLDFDPRLADEEFDPRLNGPEYAPSNAGQRREDRKICAMGIRVAKGVTMHGFALNVNPDVSSFDKIIPCGIRDAGVTSLAHELGRDLAISDVLPVAERHLADVLGNAELLPRAVEGAGV; from the coding sequence GTGAGTGAGCTGCGGTTCGTCCGCATGGGTTTCGGTGCGGACGCCGTCGAGTACCAGGAAGCCTGGGACGAACAGCGCCGTGTCCACACGGCCCGTTTCCAGGACGAGATCCCCGACACATGTCTGCTCCTTGAGCATCCGCCGGTCTACACCGCCGGCCGGCGCACGGCGGACAACGAGCGGCCCCTCGACGGCACGCCCGTCGTCGACGTGGACCGGGGCGGGAAGATCACCTGGCACGGTCCGGGGCAGCTGGTCGGCTACCCGATCCAGAAGCTGCCGCGTCCGGTGGACGTCGTCGCCCACCTCCGGCGGCTTGAGGACGCGATGATCCGGGTCTGCGCGGAGTTCGGCGTCGAGACCAGCCGGGTGGAGGGGCGGGCCGGTGTCTGGGTCCTCGGCGACCCGGTGGAGCGGCGGCCGGCGCTCGGCGGGCTCTCGCTCGACTTCGATCCCCGGCTGGCGGACGAGGAGTTCGATCCGCGGCTGAACGGGCCCGAGTACGCGCCCTCCAATGCCGGGCAGCGGCGGGAGGACCGGAAGATCTGCGCGATGGGGATCCGGGTGGCCAAGGGGGTCACCATGCACGGCTTCGCGCTGAACGTGAACCCCGACGTGTCCAGCTTCGACAAGATCATTCCTTGTGGGATCCGGGATGCGGGGGTTACGTCGCTGGCGCACGAGCTGGGTCGTGACCTGGCCATCTCGGACGTGCTGCCCGTGGCCGAGCGGCACCTGGCGGACGTCCTGGGCAACGCGGAGCTGCTGCCGCGGGCGGTCGAGGGGGCGGGGGTGTAG
- a CDS encoding GNAT family N-acetyltransferase codes for MPEPYIRTAVPEDEDALGRLDRAVWSYQHAVRPREQPPYEPFFNDRFGPRDHLVAELGGRLVGYVRVGFPTPLASNAHVRQIQGLAVADEVRGNGVGRALIRAAVAEARRQGARRITLRVLGHNTPARRLYESEGFVVEGVQPGEFRLAGEYVDDVLMGRRL; via the coding sequence ATGCCCGAGCCGTACATACGCACCGCGGTGCCCGAGGACGAAGACGCGCTGGGCCGTCTCGACCGCGCGGTCTGGTCCTACCAGCACGCGGTCAGACCCCGGGAGCAGCCGCCGTACGAGCCGTTCTTCAACGACCGCTTCGGGCCCCGTGACCACCTGGTCGCCGAACTGGGCGGGCGGCTCGTCGGCTACGTACGGGTCGGATTCCCCACCCCGCTCGCGTCCAACGCGCACGTACGCCAGATCCAGGGCCTCGCCGTCGCCGACGAGGTCCGCGGCAACGGGGTGGGCCGGGCGCTGATCCGCGCCGCCGTCGCCGAGGCCCGCCGCCAGGGCGCACGCCGGATCACCCTGCGCGTCCTCGGCCACAACACGCCCGCGCGCAGGCTGTACGAGTCGGAGGGCTTCGTGGTCGAGGGCGTTCAGCCGGGAGAATTCCGTCTGGCCGGCGAGTACGTGGACGACGTACTCATGGGCCGCAGGCTCTGA
- a CDS encoding peptidoglycan recognition protein family protein — protein sequence MCAHRSPLTARIPRLPRLPRLGPDRLPRPARAALACVPGLAAVAALVLCAVGVDRTQGDAERAVAARASVGHRAPKPPIVPRERWLGDAASTQPPARYADRVSAVFVHHTDSPNGYDCADAPRIIQYLYTGQAGVRHWDDIGYNFLVDRCGTVYEGRAGGTGRAVVGAHTQGFNVGTAGIAALGTFTAGVPVPKAMTDAIAAVAAWKLGLTGIDPRASVRLVSTNSLSKYRAGTRGTFTAVSGHTDGYWTACPGAALMARLPSIRQEAARLQGRR from the coding sequence ATGTGTGCCCACCGGAGCCCGCTCACGGCCCGCATACCTCGCCTCCCCCGCCTCCCGCGCCTCGGGCCGGACCGGCTGCCCCGGCCCGCGCGCGCCGCGCTGGCCTGCGTACCCGGCCTCGCGGCCGTCGCCGCGCTGGTGCTCTGTGCCGTGGGCGTCGACCGGACGCAGGGTGACGCCGAGCGGGCGGTCGCGGCCCGCGCCTCCGTCGGGCACCGGGCCCCGAAGCCGCCCATCGTGCCGAGGGAACGCTGGCTGGGCGACGCCGCGTCCACCCAGCCGCCGGCCAGGTACGCCGACCGGGTGTCCGCCGTCTTCGTGCATCACACCGACTCGCCCAACGGCTACGACTGCGCCGACGCGCCCCGCATCATCCAGTACCTGTACACCGGGCAGGCCGGGGTCCGGCACTGGGACGACATCGGCTACAACTTCCTCGTCGACCGCTGCGGCACCGTGTACGAGGGGCGGGCGGGCGGCACCGGGCGGGCCGTCGTCGGCGCCCACACCCAGGGCTTCAACGTGGGCACGGCGGGCATCGCCGCGCTCGGTACGTTCACCGCGGGGGTGCCCGTGCCCAAGGCGATGACCGATGCCATCGCTGCCGTCGCCGCGTGGAAGCTGGGGCTCACGGGTATCGACCCGCGGGCGTCCGTGCGGCTCGTGTCGACCAACAGTCTGAGCAAGTACCGGGCGGGGACGCGGGGTACGTTCACGGCGGTCTCCGGACACACCGACGGGTACTGGACGGCGTGTCCGGGGGCGGCGCTGATGGCCCGGCTGCCCTCGATCCGGCAGGAGGCTGCGCGGTTGCAGGGGCGTCGCTGA
- a CDS encoding tetratricopeptide repeat protein — MTERPAQRTPNRQLAALIAEAGFSNAGLARRVDQLGLEHGLDLRYDKTSVTRWLRGQQPRGTTPALIAEVFTRRLGRRLSAQDLGLDACAPVYAGLEFAATPEEAVDIVGGLWRKDSGSHAELRKIAFTPAGLVVPSRDWLIGRADDRVSRGDPGAARIPVQGGRPVSAKPLAVPEQVRPPFRQRAGTERGPGQRVTAGDIAALRSVGELFRSLDNAYGGGHARQALVRYLEHELEPMLRGTYGEQTGRRLFAAAADLTRLAGWTSYDIAAHGLAQRYFVQALRLSQAAADRAYGSYVLVTMSRQAVYLGHGREAVQLARVAQQGVGSSAPPVVQALLYAVEARGHGVLGEVRAATASLVRAERALEIARPGDEVPYWARFFDDAQLADEFGHCHRDLQQYRAAAQHAERSLQLRSPGYARSRLFCRVVLASARLGLGELDQACQLGAEAAAQASEMRSVRALEYVRDFERRLEPYRDAAPVRGYRDKVAALG; from the coding sequence ATGACGGAACGACCCGCGCAGCGCACCCCCAACCGTCAGCTCGCCGCACTTATCGCAGAAGCGGGGTTCTCCAACGCGGGGCTCGCCCGTCGAGTGGACCAGCTCGGCCTCGAACACGGTCTCGATCTGAGATACGACAAGACATCAGTGACCCGCTGGCTGCGAGGGCAGCAGCCACGGGGCACCACACCGGCCCTCATCGCCGAGGTGTTCACCCGCCGCCTCGGCCGCCGGCTCAGCGCACAGGACCTCGGACTCGACGCCTGCGCACCCGTCTACGCGGGTCTTGAGTTCGCCGCCACACCGGAGGAGGCCGTCGACATCGTCGGCGGGCTCTGGCGCAAGGACTCGGGAAGCCATGCCGAGCTGCGCAAGATCGCGTTCACTCCGGCGGGGCTCGTCGTGCCCAGCCGGGACTGGCTGATCGGCCGGGCCGACGACCGGGTGAGCCGCGGCGACCCCGGTGCCGCGCGCATCCCCGTACAGGGCGGCCGACCGGTCTCCGCCAAGCCCCTGGCCGTGCCGGAACAGGTCAGGCCGCCGTTCCGGCAGCGCGCGGGGACCGAGCGCGGACCCGGGCAGCGGGTGACCGCGGGGGACATCGCGGCCCTGCGCTCGGTCGGCGAACTCTTCCGCTCGCTCGACAACGCGTACGGCGGAGGGCACGCCCGGCAGGCCCTCGTGCGGTACCTGGAACACGAACTGGAGCCGATGCTCCGCGGCACGTACGGCGAGCAGACGGGGCGTCGGCTCTTCGCCGCGGCCGCCGATCTGACCCGGCTGGCGGGCTGGACCTCGTACGACATCGCCGCGCACGGGCTCGCGCAGCGGTACTTCGTGCAGGCGCTGCGGCTGTCGCAGGCGGCGGCGGACCGGGCGTACGGGTCCTACGTGCTCGTCACGATGAGCCGGCAGGCCGTCTACCTCGGGCACGGGCGCGAGGCGGTGCAACTGGCACGGGTCGCGCAGCAGGGCGTGGGGTCCTCCGCGCCGCCCGTCGTCCAGGCGCTGCTGTACGCCGTCGAGGCGCGCGGGCACGGGGTGCTCGGTGAGGTGCGGGCGGCCACGGCGTCGCTCGTCCGGGCCGAGCGGGCGCTGGAGATCGCCCGGCCGGGGGACGAAGTCCCTTACTGGGCGCGGTTCTTCGATGACGCGCAGCTCGCGGACGAGTTCGGGCACTGCCACCGGGATCTGCAGCAGTACCGGGCCGCGGCCCAGCATGCCGAGCGGTCGCTGCAATTGCGTTCGCCCGGGTATGCGCGCAGTCGGCTCTTCTGCCGGGTGGTGCTGGCTTCGGCGCGGCTCGGTCTGGGGGAGCTCGACCAGGCGTGCCAGCTGGGCGCGGAGGCTGCTGCGCAGGCGTCCGAGATGCGGTCGGTTCGGGCGCTGGAGTATGTACGGGACTTCGAGCGCCGGTTGGAACCGTATCGGGACGCGGCACCGGTGAGGGGCTACCGGGACAAGGTCGCTGCGCTCGGCTGA
- the lipA gene encoding lipoyl synthase, protein MSAVAPDGRKMLRLEVRNAQTPIERKPEWIKTRAKMGPEYTKMQNLVKSEGLHTVCQEAGCPNIYECWEDREATFLIGGDQCTRRCDFCQIDTGKPEALDRDEPRRVGESVVTMDLNYATITGVARDDLEDGGAWLYAETVRQIHQQTADRAEGRTKVELLAPDFNAEPAQLAEVFSSRPEVFAHNVETVPRIFKRIRPGFRYERSLKVITEARDYGLVTKSNLILGMGETREEVSEALRQLHEAGCELVTITQYLRPSVRHHPVERWVKPHEFVELKEEADQIGFSGVMSGPLVRSSYRAGRLYQMAIEKRGSYVASQAV, encoded by the coding sequence GTGTCCGCAGTCGCACCCGACGGACGCAAGATGCTGCGCCTGGAGGTCCGGAACGCCCAGACCCCCATCGAGCGCAAGCCCGAGTGGATCAAGACCCGGGCGAAAATGGGTCCCGAATACACGAAGATGCAGAACCTCGTGAAGAGCGAGGGCCTGCACACGGTCTGCCAGGAGGCGGGCTGCCCCAACATCTACGAGTGCTGGGAGGACCGCGAGGCCACGTTCCTCATCGGCGGCGACCAGTGCACGAGGCGTTGCGACTTCTGCCAGATCGACACGGGCAAGCCCGAGGCACTGGACCGCGACGAGCCCCGCCGCGTGGGCGAGTCCGTGGTCACGATGGACCTCAACTACGCCACCATCACCGGCGTGGCCCGTGACGACCTGGAGGACGGCGGCGCCTGGCTGTACGCGGAGACGGTCCGCCAGATCCACCAGCAGACCGCGGACCGCGCCGAGGGCCGGACCAAGGTCGAGCTGCTGGCCCCGGACTTCAACGCCGAGCCGGCCCAGCTCGCCGAGGTCTTCTCCTCCCGCCCGGAGGTCTTCGCGCACAACGTGGAGACGGTCCCCCGCATCTTCAAGCGCATCCGCCCGGGCTTCCGGTACGAGCGCTCGCTGAAGGTCATCACCGAGGCCCGCGACTACGGTCTGGTCACGAAGTCGAACCTGATCCTCGGCATGGGCGAGACCCGCGAAGAGGTCAGCGAGGCGCTGCGCCAGCTCCACGAGGCGGGCTGCGAGCTGGTCACCATCACGCAGTACCTGCGGCCCTCCGTGCGCCACCACCCCGTCGAGCGCTGGGTGAAGCCGCACGAGTTCGTGGAGCTGAAGGAGGAGGCCGACCAGATCGGCTTCTCCGGAGTCATGTCGGGCCCGCTGGTCCGCTCCTCGTACCGGGCCGGCCGCCTCTACCAGATGGCCATCGAGAAGCGCGGTTCGTACGTCGCCTCGCAGGCCGTCTGA
- a CDS encoding RDD family protein, whose protein sequence is MDNRQAIGSWLSGPRAAAEDAGADFGYRGEQLGLPESGPGSIASPGRRLGALAVDWGLCTLIAYGLITDGYGQATGNWALLVFFVVSVLTVGTLGFTPGKRLFGLRVLDLRTGTVNPLRALLRTALLCLALPALIWDRDGRGLHDRLARTVEVRI, encoded by the coding sequence GTGGACAACAGGCAAGCAATCGGATCGTGGCTGTCCGGACCCCGCGCGGCCGCGGAGGACGCCGGTGCCGACTTCGGATACCGCGGAGAGCAGCTGGGCCTGCCCGAGTCGGGCCCCGGCTCCATCGCGAGCCCCGGCAGGCGTCTGGGCGCCCTCGCCGTCGACTGGGGCCTGTGCACCTTGATCGCATACGGCCTGATCACCGACGGCTACGGCCAGGCGACCGGCAACTGGGCACTGCTCGTCTTCTTCGTCGTGAGCGTGCTGACCGTGGGCACCCTCGGCTTCACACCCGGCAAGCGGCTGTTCGGCCTACGGGTCCTCGACCTGCGGACCGGCACGGTCAACCCGCTGCGCGCCCTGCTGCGCACGGCCTTGCTGTGCCTCGCGCTCCCGGCCCTGATCTGGGACCGCGACGGACGCGGGCTGCACGACCGCCTGGCCCGCACGGTCGAGGTCAGGATCTGA
- a CDS encoding MarP family serine protease translates to MDLLDILLLLVILGYAASGYRRGLVAGCVSLAGFVGGAVIGVWVLPWVMDLVETGTTTATVTAVLTVLLPAAVGHELAGRLGLKLRRELDQGPLRVVDGVGGAAANTVSVLLVAWVAASVLGASASPVVTSSIRDSALLGAVQDTMPETTPAWFSRATSALTEAGFPQVFNPFENEPTASVAKPSGDSVTAAATRASQRSTVKVEGAVGTQGREGSGFVFASEHVMTNAHVVAGIDDPTVRVGGTGRAYEAKVVLFDPQKDVAVLDVPGLKAPVLSFDTTAKRGDAAVVAGYPQDGGLDLQAATVANKINAQGKNIYGSAVVNREIYSIRSTVRPGNSGGPLLTTDGKVYGVVFARSTSDAETGYVLTADEVAEDAARAAKATSPVDTGDLVTS, encoded by the coding sequence GTGGACCTGCTCGACATCCTGCTGTTGCTGGTCATCCTCGGCTACGCGGCGTCCGGCTACCGGCGCGGACTGGTCGCGGGCTGTGTCTCGCTGGCCGGCTTCGTGGGCGGTGCCGTCATCGGCGTATGGGTGCTGCCCTGGGTGATGGACCTGGTGGAGACGGGGACCACGACCGCGACGGTCACGGCGGTGCTCACCGTGCTGCTGCCCGCCGCGGTGGGCCACGAGCTGGCGGGGCGGCTGGGGCTGAAGCTGCGCCGCGAGCTGGACCAGGGTCCCCTGCGCGTGGTCGACGGAGTGGGCGGCGCCGCGGCGAACACGGTCTCCGTGCTCCTCGTGGCCTGGGTGGCCGCGAGTGTCCTCGGCGCGTCGGCCTCGCCGGTCGTCACCTCCTCGATCCGGGACTCCGCGCTGCTCGGCGCGGTGCAGGACACGATGCCGGAGACGACCCCGGCCTGGTTCTCGCGGGCCACCTCGGCGCTCACGGAGGCCGGTTTCCCGCAGGTCTTCAATCCCTTCGAGAACGAGCCGACGGCGTCGGTGGCCAAGCCCTCCGGGGACAGCGTCACCGCGGCTGCCACGCGGGCCTCCCAGCGCTCCACGGTGAAGGTCGAGGGCGCCGTCGGCACCCAGGGCCGGGAGGGCAGCGGCTTCGTGTTCGCCTCGGAGCACGTGATGACCAACGCGCACGTGGTGGCGGGCATCGACGACCCGACCGTGCGGGTGGGCGGCACGGGCCGGGCGTACGAGGCGAAGGTCGTCCTCTTCGACCCGCAGAAGGACGTGGCCGTGCTCGACGTGCCGGGGCTCAAGGCACCCGTGCTGTCCTTCGACACGACCGCCAAGCGCGGTGACGCGGCCGTGGTCGCGGGCTACCCGCAGGACGGCGGGCTCGACCTCCAGGCCGCGACGGTCGCGAACAAGATCAACGCTCAGGGCAAGAACATCTACGGCTCCGCCGTGGTGAACCGCGAGATCTACTCGATCCGCTCCACGGTCCGCCCCGGCAACTCCGGCGGCCCCCTGCTGACCACCGACGGCAAGGTCTACGGAGTCGTCTTCGCCCGCTCCACGAGCGACGCCGAGACGGGGTACGTACTGACGGCCGACGAGGTCGCGGAGGACGCGGCACGGGCGGCGAAGGCGACGTCGCCGGTGGACACGGGAGACCTCGTGACGTCATGA
- a CDS encoding NAD(P)/FAD-dependent oxidoreductase yields MLEPACQADVVIVGAGVAGLSAAQRLNSAGVSTVVLEAAPHVGGRMATEKIDGFRLDRVGRLLSTSYPELRLTPGLDALVLRPFAAGVLVHAEGRVHRAGEPASAGGARGALDAARAFVSPPRRLRQLPAAAAPVSRAYPPLGGALDQARLAAALGRIATVPVERLLVRPERPAGRALAARGMPARTVEGFLRPLLAALLCDPDLTTSSRCADLALRAFASGRLCVPEGGADTLPELLAATLPPGTVRTGVRATAVSTTSVATAEHGELRCRAVLVATGARAAAELLPGLRVPPCHPVTVVHHTADEPPMADAALLLDADRRGPVAHTAVVSQVDPSRAPVGRALISSTVLGAPPADTDRVVRAQLAALYGTATHRWELLAVHHTPDAVPAMLPPHDLRRPVRLLAGLYVCGDHRDTSTVQGALHSGRRVARALLKDLGVASTAAAAAPLRTPTAA; encoded by the coding sequence GTGCTTGAGCCCGCTTGCCAGGCGGACGTCGTCATCGTGGGGGCCGGGGTCGCGGGACTCTCGGCCGCCCAACGGCTGAACAGCGCAGGTGTGTCGACCGTCGTCCTGGAGGCCGCCCCTCATGTGGGCGGCCGGATGGCGACCGAGAAGATCGACGGTTTCCGTCTCGACCGTGTCGGACGGCTCCTCTCCACGTCGTACCCCGAACTGCGCCTGACGCCGGGCCTGGACGCCCTCGTCCTGCGCCCGTTCGCCGCCGGCGTCCTCGTCCACGCCGAGGGGCGTGTGCACCGGGCGGGCGAGCCCGCGAGCGCCGGGGGCGCAAGGGGCGCACTCGACGCGGCGCGCGCCTTTGTGAGCCCCCCTCGCAGGCTCCGGCAGCTGCCGGCGGCCGCCGCCCCCGTGTCACGGGCGTATCCCCCGCTCGGGGGCGCGCTCGACCAGGCCCGGCTCGCCGCGGCCCTCGGCCGGATCGCGACGGTCCCCGTGGAACGGCTGCTGGTCCGGCCCGAGCGGCCCGCCGGGCGGGCGCTCGCGGCGCGCGGCATGCCCGCGCGTACGGTCGAGGGTTTTCTGCGCCCCCTCCTGGCGGCGCTGCTCTGCGATCCGGACCTGACGACGTCCAGCCGGTGCGCCGACCTCGCGCTCCGGGCCTTCGCCTCCGGGCGGCTGTGCGTGCCCGAGGGCGGGGCGGACACCCTGCCGGAGCTGCTCGCCGCGACCCTGCCCCCGGGGACGGTCCGGACCGGAGTGCGGGCCACCGCCGTCTCAACGACGTCCGTGGCGACGGCCGAGCACGGTGAACTCCGTTGCCGGGCCGTCCTGGTGGCGACCGGCGCCCGCGCCGCGGCGGAGCTGCTGCCCGGTCTGCGGGTGCCGCCGTGCCATCCCGTGACGGTGGTGCACCACACGGCGGACGAGCCGCCCATGGCGGACGCGGCGCTGCTCCTGGACGCGGACCGGCGGGGGCCTGTGGCCCATACGGCGGTCGTCAGCCAGGTCGACCCGTCGCGGGCGCCGGTGGGGCGTGCGCTGATCTCGTCGACGGTGCTGGGCGCGCCGCCCGCGGACACGGACCGGGTGGTACGGGCGCAGCTGGCGGCCCTCTACGGCACCGCCACGCACCGGTGGGAACTGCTGGCGGTCCATCACACGCCCGACGCCGTGCCGGCGATGCTGCCGCCGCACGACCTGCGGCGGCCGGTGCGGCTGCTGGCGGGCCTGTACGTGTGCGGGGACCACCGGGACACGAGCACGGTGCAGGGTGCTCTGCACTCGGGGCGGCGGGTGGCGCGGGCCCTGTTGAAGGACTTGGGCGTCGCTTCCACGGCAGCGGCTGCGGCCCCATTACGAACACCCACGGCCGCGTAG
- a CDS encoding SCO2195 family GlnR-regulated protein: MQAAPVRATAIPSFTDALRAVESLLLSSGQRTARRNAWTSVLEDRRRAKDRVEAQRVVEQSFVTHL; this comes from the coding sequence ATGCAGGCCGCGCCCGTCCGCGCCACAGCGATTCCGTCGTTCACCGATGCACTCCGTGCCGTCGAGTCCCTGCTCCTGAGCAGTGGCCAGCGCACCGCCCGCCGCAACGCCTGGACGTCCGTCCTGGAGGACCGCCGCCGCGCCAAGGACCGCGTCGAGGCACAGCGTGTCGTGGAGCAGTCCTTCGTCACCCACCTCTGA
- a CDS encoding TIGR01777 family oxidoreductase, whose protein sequence is MEASRIAVAGASGLIGTALVRSLTADGHEVVRLVRRRPRTDDEVEWDPERGHVDAVGLTGCDAVVNLAGAGIADRRWSDAYKRTIRDSRLLGTATLAEAAASLDRPPRVFLNGSAMGFYGDTGTRAVDESAPPGDGFLPSLCVEWEEAAAPAQEAGVRTVFARTGLVVAPKGGAWGRLFPLFKAGLGGKMGDGRQYWSYIALHDHVAALRFLIDSDALSGPFNLTAPEPLTNGEITAAMGRVLHRPTLFSVPAPVLKAALGEMASEVLGSQRVLPTRLLESGFTFAFPGIEEAIRAAQA, encoded by the coding sequence ATGGAAGCTTCGCGAATCGCCGTGGCCGGCGCGTCCGGCCTCATCGGTACGGCCCTGGTGCGCTCACTGACCGCCGACGGGCACGAGGTGGTGCGGCTGGTACGCCGCAGGCCCCGGACGGACGACGAGGTCGAGTGGGACCCCGAGCGCGGTCACGTGGACGCCGTGGGCCTGACCGGCTGCGACGCCGTGGTGAACCTCGCGGGCGCCGGGATCGCCGACCGCCGCTGGTCCGACGCGTACAAGCGGACGATCCGCGACAGCCGGCTCCTCGGCACCGCCACGCTCGCGGAGGCCGCCGCCTCCCTCGACCGGCCGCCGAGAGTCTTCCTGAACGGCAGCGCCATGGGCTTCTACGGAGACACCGGCACGCGGGCCGTGGACGAGAGCGCGCCTCCCGGGGACGGGTTCCTGCCCTCGCTGTGCGTGGAGTGGGAGGAGGCGGCGGCGCCCGCGCAGGAGGCGGGCGTACGGACCGTCTTCGCCCGCACCGGACTGGTGGTGGCCCCCAAGGGCGGCGCCTGGGGGCGGCTGTTCCCGCTGTTCAAGGCGGGGCTCGGCGGGAAGATGGGCGACGGGCGGCAGTACTGGAGCTATATCGCGCTGCACGACCACGTGGCCGCGCTGCGGTTCCTGATCGATTCCGACGCGCTGTCCGGGCCCTTCAACCTGACGGCGCCCGAGCCGCTCACCAACGGCGAGATCACCGCCGCCATGGGGCGCGTCCTGCACCGACCCACGCTGTTCTCGGTGCCCGCGCCCGTCCTGAAGGCAGCGCTCGGCGAGATGGCCTCGGAGGTGCTGGGCAGCCAACGCGTCCTGCCCACCCGGCTGCTGGAGTCGGGCTTCACCTTCGCGTTCCCCGGCATCGAGGAGGCCATCCGGGCGGCTCAGGCGTAG